The nucleotide sequence TTGGATTCAATTTTACTTTTCAGAAGAACTGTGACTCGAGATTTAAACCATCCACAGGAAcgtaaatttatatttatacgAGTGATACATCTAAAATATGGCCTAAGAAATGATTGTGAGCCTGTTCAAATGTGAGACCAAATCACGATAGGAACTATATGATTTTTCCACAAAAAGTAGAAACAGAATAGGCTAGCAGCTGTTGCAGCGTAGATCACCGTCTCCACCTCCATATGAGAAACAGAACGACGACCGTCAGAATCATGCCTGCGTACTTGATCCACTGATCAACACGGTTGCGCCTCTCAATGAGCTTCAAAACAGAGTTGGAAAGACCCACTGTGTTCAAGACATCCAGTGCTTTTCGTTGTGCTCTCTGAAACAAGTTAGTAGATGATTCAGCATTTAACAAGCATTAGTAGCAATAACATGTAATGCATCACTAACTGTTTGTTACGTATCAAACAGATTATATATCTATCGGCCCAACTTCTTTTAATTTGCTATGACTAATCTTCAGATTGCTACAAAAAGTTCATGGCAATTGTAGATTCAACCATCATCAATACACCAAAGTTCCTGAGATAAAAGGGTTAAGCCACCTGAATTCAAGAACAAAGCCAGATCTTCTCTTGCAAAACTGGGGATGTGCTATATCAAAGTATTATTCTCGTTGTTGTTCAGTTTTATTTGAGGCATTTTTGGATTCCTAAAATCAACACCAATGCATCAAACCGTCCAAGGTAATGATGTTAAGCCACCTGAGTTCTCTTGTTACAATCCAACACATGTTTTATCCTATATCGGGAAGGGCTATATCAGAGTACTCTCTGTATGGATATGCGGGGGAAGATTATCACATCTAGATTTGACTAGTTTGAATTCATTCACTAACAAATGAATCATACAATAGTGTTTCAGGTAGAACTTCAATACAAGGATATTCATGACAGTTGGAGACTGATTACTTCTGCCAATACATAGAAAGAATATGAATATTGGTTCTAGTTAAATCCTTGTTTAAGTTTCCTATTCTGTCTACTTCCTCTCTAATTCTCTCTTACCCTGCGTCACATATGCTCATCTCAAACGTTCACTCAACCTAATTGTTTATAGAACTACCATGTGCACACAATATCAAAGAAGATCTACCAATTTTCTTGTCCTTTATAAGTTAAAATTTGCTATAAAACCAGAGTAAGTACTCCAATGAACGTTTTATATTCAACAAAAATGACATAGACAAAGCCACAGTTTCACCATTGCTTCTTTTCGATAATCATGAAAGTTGAGGTGCATAACGGTGAGCACAAATAGGGTGATACCTTTAGAAATTCCCTCTGTTCTGCATATTTCCTAAGAATAGCTTCCCCAGTAGCATTGGTTTCTTCAAGCATGCGAGCAGAGTTACGAACTGAGTCCCTTGCTTGCGCCTCCTCATCGAAGATTCTCATAACATGAGCACCATCCCCATTCTACATCACAATAACATAGGCATATATAAAACAAAAGGCATACATGATACTGACGCAGTAAACAAAATGTTAAAAGGGATTTCGGGTTTAATACAGCTCTTCCAAGCAACTCTGCCCTCTCTCTCGCTTCTGTCGCCCTCTTCTGATTCCTCGCATCATACCTATCCAGACTATCTTTCAAAGACTGAGCCTCTTCCGCTATTTGTTCCACTTTTCTGCATAACAAAAAGCAAATCAGGATCCAGTTCAATAAACCCAATCACAATTACAACCACCATATACAAAATTGACAAAATCCCACCGCAATGTTCAATGAATTAACGAGCAAAAAGCCCCAATTCCAATTACAATatccaaaataacaaaaacccaacTCAAAGATCATAGTAATAAACGGAATTTGAAAAAGCCAAGTCGAAATCCAATCCCAATATGCGAAAATGGCAAAAAACCACATCAAGGTTCAAGGGATCAATGCAAGAAAACCAACCTTTTCCAGAGATCGCGTTGAGATTTGGCACCCACAGATCGCCAGAGTCGGTCCATCTCGGCGCAGAGGGATTGGATTTGAGAGATATCTCTTTTGACGGAGGTGGAAAGGTCCGGGGAGTCGATGCCGCCA is from Pyrus communis chromosome 10, drPyrComm1.1, whole genome shotgun sequence and encodes:
- the LOC137747513 gene encoding membrin-11-like: MALSVELGGGTLSEIYQSAKKVLLRTRDGLERLERLEHAGGGIDSPDLSTSVKRDISQIQSLCAEMDRLWRSVGAKSQRDLWKRKVEQIAEEAQSLKDSLDRYDARNQKRATEARERAELLGRANGDGAHVMRIFDEEAQARDSVRNSARMLEETNATGEAILRKYAEQREFLKRAQRKALDVLNTVGLSNSVLKLIERRNRVDQWIKYAGMILTVVVLFLIWRWRR